Proteins from a genomic interval of Diospyros lotus cultivar Yz01 chromosome 6, ASM1463336v1, whole genome shotgun sequence:
- the LOC127804549 gene encoding uncharacterized protein LOC127804549 produces MDDHVWLRVMLIKDMRRFRVSWKLSSSYIGPFDIMERVGALSYRWILPPQLFGVHNAFRMSMLRKYVTDPQLSSDYQTIEVGEDVWYKGMPSIILERKEKVLRNWLIPFVKVQWQRHSPNEALWSMRMR; encoded by the coding sequence ATGGACGATCATGTGTGGTTGAGGGTAATGCTTATAAAGGACATGCGTCGATTTAGAGTTTCGTGGAAGCTCAGTTCTAGTTACATTGGACCCTTTGACATTATGGAGCGAGTTGGAGCTTTGTCATATAGGTGGATTTTGCCACCTCAGTTATTCGGCGTTCACAACGCTTTTCGTATGTctatgttgaggaagtatgtgacGGATCCCCAACTTAGCAGTGATTATCAGACCATTGAAGTTGGGGAGGATGTTTGGTACAAAGGGATGCCAAGTATCATTTTGGAGCGGAAAGAGAAAGTTCTAAGGAACTGGTTAATTCCATTTGTAAAGGTCCAGTGGCAACGTCATTCTCCAAACGAGGCTCTTTGGAGCATGAGGATGAGATGA
- the LOC127804548 gene encoding uncharacterized protein LOC127804548, with translation MSPGGLVREHVLKMISLLEKLKGLGDELNPHLQIDLILQSLLDSYGNFISNFYMNKIECTPAELMNMLITAQSNMKSGTVIAITSSSKTRKGKGKKKATQVQQGAKTISKKKSKSVAKGKCFHCGKDGHWKRNYKDYLSSLKKEAEGYVFTCNGGVCSWKSSKQYTTADSTIEAEYIAASDAAKEAVWIKKFVTELGVIPAIESVVPLFCDNNGAIVQAKEPRSHQKFKHIERRFHLIREIVGRGDVNV, from the exons ATGTCTCCGGGAGGATTAGTGAGAGAAcatgttctcaaaatgatctccttGTTAGAGAAGTTAAAGGGTTTGGGGGATGAGTTGAATCCTCACCTCcaaattgatttgatccttcAGTCTTTGCTAGATTCATATGgaaatttcatatcaaatttctatatgaataaaatagagtGTACTCCGGCTGAGTTAATGAATATGCTCATTACGGCACAGAGCAACATGAAATCGGGTACTGTGATAGCTATTACCTCTTCCAGTAAGACTAGGAAGGGGAAAGGTAAGAAAAAGGCCACACAAGTACAACAGGGGGCCAAAACAATAAGTAAGAAGAAGAGCAAATCTGTTGctaaaggaaaatgtttccactGTGGCAAGGACGGGCACTGGAAGAGGAACTACAAAGATTACCTtagttccttgaagaaggaagcggaag GCTATGTGTTTACTTGCAATGGTGGAGTATGCAGTTGGAAAAGTTCCAAACAATATACTACCGCTGATTCTACTATAGAGGCCGAGTATATCGCGGCATCCGATGCTGCTAAGGAAGCCGTCTGGATCAAGAAGTTCgtgacagaacttggagtgATTCCCGCAATAGAGTCTGTCGTGCCCttgttttgcgacaacaatgggGCTATAGTGCAAGCCAAGGAACCGAGGTCTCACCAAAAGTTCAAACACATTGAGAGACGCTTCCACCTCATTCGAGAGATTGTTGGCAGAGGAGATGTCAATGTGTAG